The Cryptococcus gattii WM276 chromosome D, complete sequence region GTACCGGACTGACATCTTCAAAGTCGTCAAGGCTGCTTCTTTGGCTCTCGCTGACGTCCCCGAGGCCAACTCTGCTTGGCTTGGCGAGACCATCCGCATGTACAAGAAAGCCGACATCTGTGTCGCTGTTGCTACCCCTACCGGTCTCATTACCCCCATCATCAAAGACGTCGGTGCCAAGGGTCTTGCAACTATTTCTGCCGAGACCAAGGCTCTTGCCTCCCGTGCTCGTGACGGAAAGCTTAAGCCGGAAGAGTACCAAGGCGGCACTTTCACCATTTCCAACCTTGGCATGTTCGGCGTCGACCAATTTACTGCTATCATTAACCTCCCTCAATCTTGTATCCTCGCTGTTGGCAAGACCTCGACTAAACTCGAGCTTGCTCCTGAGGACCCCAAGGGCTTCAAGGCTGTTCAGGTTATGAAGGTGACTTTGAGCGCTGACCACAGGACTGTGGATGGCGCGATTGGAGCGAGGTGGTTGAAGGCTTTCAGGGAATACATGGAACAACCCCTTACTTTTATGCTTTAGAGTGCAGGGCGCGTATAGGAGATATGATGTGTAATGTCATGCCATTGGGTTTCCCAGATGTTATTTTTTTGTTCATCAAATCGCTGGGGACTGAAATTATTACATTCGCGACACCGGAAGCATAATCGCGCGCTATTTTGTTTTTTTCTACCCACCTCTTGGTCATAACCGGGAATTACGCCGTTCCTCTGAGTCCCTATCGATAAGCCACGTGTGACGGTAATCAATCTTGCCAAAGTAATCCGTCAATGATATGCCTACAAGACCCACAAGAAGTACAATACTGCAGCACGTCTGGTGAGAGGGTTTGTAGACTGACTTTTTTGACAGATGGAGATATTTTAGTTTTTACTCAAGCAGTAGCTAATGATCTCTTAATGCGGCTGCAGATGTGGAGGTTTATTATCCAATACTCTCATTGCGAGTGCTGGATGGGTAGTGGAGACTTTGACATATGTATAACTGACACTTTCCACGTTGTAGATACGCGAAGAGGACGAAAATGCTGGGCGAAAAGAACGCATGCACGGTGATTCGTAAAACTTTAAATCTGTTCTTTATCCACTGAACTATCCAGGAACTGACCATTATTTTGAGCACTGGAAGGCAATCGGTGATCATCCACGGGACCGTTTGTGGGCTGGGAGCGGGAATGGTACCGAAGGGTCTCCTGCTCGCTGGACTGAAGACTGATATTTGAGTTAGACCGACGTGCACATTGTTGCTGTTTCAGCAGACAAAAGACGAGACAAAAAGTGATGACATGTGTGCAATGTCCCTGTGCCTGAGAATGCTGTTGTTACAGAATGTCACCGATTGCTTCTTTTGTGAGTCGTAAATAATTACATGCACACATCAATTATTTCGTCAATCAAAGCGCTGCACACCATAGCTCAACCACAGCCAAGGATAATGTTCGCCCCCCGCTGTGTGCCAGACGGCGTCCGCCAAGGATACGCGATCGGTGGAGAGTGTCCGTGCGCGACTCGTACACAACCTCAAGGCCAGAGCGAGATGCGTGCAAGACGTGAATGGTGCAGATACACAACAATCAATCCAAGGTAGGAATAGCAGCAGATGGCGTATACCATTATTTAAACAGCATATCCCGTTTTCTTTCATCCTTTATCCTTCAGCAGCACATCCCCTTCACCGCATTTGTAACATACACCTTATCTGTCGTCGTTCCATCTGATATCTATTGACCTACTCTGCCATACTCTGCCAGACACGGCAACATGTTCTTCAAATCTCTCGTCGTTGTGTTTCTTTTTTACCTTTCTCTGTTCCCAAGCGGTCGAGCTGTCCCTGCTGCCCACAAGCCGGAGATTCTTCAACCCAAAACATTCATCAACCGAGAGATTTCTGTCTATCCTCGGCTTGAATTCATCACTAGGTTCAGTACATGTATCCCCCCTAATACAGATATTCGTATTAAATGGAAAGGAGGTAGTGGAGAAGGTGTGGAGATGTACTACA contains the following coding sequences:
- a CDS encoding Hypothetical protein (Similar to TIGR gene model, INSD accession AAW43139.1; CND02460) — encoded protein: MFFKSLVVVFLFYLSLFPSGRAVPAAHKPEILQPKTFINREISVYPRLEFITRFSTCIPPNTDIRIKWKGGSGEGVEMYYIPQWPGQIEYFPIEIAITKSPQYVWRTPKVGEYPEGTTFIVGINDVVPSIGADWYDLTGLLKFGCNR